One stretch of Actinacidiphila sp. DG2A-62 DNA includes these proteins:
- a CDS encoding GAF domain-containing protein: MTEISTGTGGRTPAADADPLSDELLQSVVDVARAIFGAQASSVFLYDEAAHELVFQAVSGRGEGHLVGRRFPAGSGIAGWVVTSGEPMVVDDLASSSTFARDLAESTDYVPDAIMAAPLLSADRVLGVVEVLDPAPQSRSSLGELDLLALFARQAAAALRVVVERRIAAPTPPAHDPLAAFAALSTDGRTAALELVGSLERLLRQSGPR, from the coding sequence ATGACCGAGATCAGCACGGGAACCGGTGGCCGCACGCCTGCCGCCGACGCCGACCCCCTGTCCGACGAGCTGCTCCAGTCCGTGGTGGACGTCGCCCGGGCCATCTTCGGCGCGCAGGCCAGTTCGGTGTTCCTCTACGACGAGGCCGCCCACGAACTCGTCTTCCAGGCCGTCTCCGGCCGCGGCGAGGGCCATCTCGTCGGCCGCCGTTTCCCGGCCGGCAGCGGCATCGCCGGCTGGGTCGTCACCTCGGGCGAGCCGATGGTCGTCGACGACCTCGCCAGCAGCAGCACCTTCGCCCGCGACCTCGCCGAGTCCACCGACTACGTGCCCGACGCGATCATGGCGGCCCCGCTGCTCAGCGCCGACCGGGTCCTGGGCGTCGTCGAGGTGCTCGACCCCGCGCCGCAGTCCCGCTCCAGCCTCGGCGAACTCGACCTGCTGGCCCTCTTCGCCCGCCAGGCCGCCGCCGCCCTGCGGGTGGTCGTCGAGCGCCGCATCGCCGCCCCGACCCCGCCGGCGCACGACCCGCTGGCCGCGTTCGCCGCGCTCAGCACGGACGGGCGCACCGCGGCGCTCGAACTGGTCGGCAGCCTGGAGCGGCTGCTGCGCCAGTCCGGGCCTCGGTGA
- a CDS encoding S8 family peptidase, whose product MPAPRPAAAARRPLTWSLRDRHPEDVPVPAEGERLAPVWSWDGADGAGVRVCIVDSGVERDHPLVGEVQGSYVVMKDDVGAITVEPTTTGDSCGHGTACAGIIRRTAPGCEVYSVRVLGERFSGTGDILLAGLRWAVEQGFDVINLSLSTTRVKFAEELHALADEAYFRRSTIVASAHNTPVESFPWRFASVISVGTHQEEDADLYLYNPDPPVEFFAPGQNVTVAWLGGRTIRTTGNSFATPYIAGMCARILSRHPRMTPFQLKNSLYLSAANVTTATRGVS is encoded by the coding sequence CTGCCCGCGCCGCGCCCGGCGGCCGCCGCCCGGCGGCCGCTGACCTGGAGCCTGCGCGACCGGCACCCCGAGGACGTGCCGGTGCCCGCCGAGGGCGAGCGGCTCGCCCCGGTGTGGTCGTGGGACGGCGCGGACGGCGCGGGGGTACGCGTCTGCATCGTCGACTCGGGGGTGGAACGCGACCACCCGCTGGTCGGCGAGGTGCAGGGCTCGTACGTCGTGATGAAGGACGACGTCGGCGCCATCACCGTGGAGCCCACCACCACCGGCGACTCCTGCGGGCACGGCACCGCCTGCGCCGGCATCATCCGCCGCACCGCCCCCGGCTGCGAGGTGTACAGCGTGCGGGTGCTCGGCGAGCGCTTCTCCGGCACCGGCGACATCCTGCTGGCCGGGCTGCGCTGGGCGGTCGAGCAGGGCTTCGACGTGATCAACCTCAGCCTGTCGACCACCCGCGTGAAGTTCGCCGAGGAACTGCACGCGCTCGCCGACGAGGCGTACTTCCGCCGCTCGACGATCGTCGCCTCGGCCCACAACACCCCCGTGGAGAGCTTCCCCTGGCGGTTCGCCTCGGTCATCTCGGTCGGCACCCACCAGGAGGAGGACGCCGACCTCTACCTCTACAACCCCGATCCGCCCGTCGAGTTCTTCGCGCCGGGACAGAACGTCACGGTCGCCTGGCTCGGCGGCCGCACCATCCGCACCACCGGGAACAGCTTCGCCACCCCGTACATCGCCGGCATGTGCGCGCGCATCCTGTCCCGCCACCCGCGGATGACGCCCTTCCAGCTCAAGAACAGCCTCTACCTGTCGGCCGCCAACGTAACCACCGCTACCAGGGGTGTGTCATGA
- a CDS encoding aroma-sacti cluster domain-containing protein, producing MTEPEDVLADLEARGFAVALLTEEQRQVLVDLAPEELALLLDIKERLDAVGPEVQAHSEIAGGALF from the coding sequence ATGACCGAACCCGAGGACGTCCTCGCCGACCTTGAGGCGCGGGGATTCGCCGTCGCGCTGCTGACCGAGGAGCAGCGCCAGGTGCTGGTCGACCTCGCGCCCGAGGAACTGGCCCTGCTGCTCGACATCAAGGAGCGACTGGACGCGGTCGGCCCCGAGGTGCAGGCGCACAGCGAGATCGCCGGAGGCGCGCTGTTCTGA
- a CDS encoding helix-turn-helix transcriptional regulator, whose product MTSDCPVDPASPLPGRGPEHALLDAAVRGWSAGRAQLVEISGDPGIGKSALLEALAARCASAGALVLTGRAVPARRGPTGPLGPPGPLLALWSPPAPPPAGEPSSPPGPGVDLAAAVRLAAAAAAEGRPAALCLDDAHWLEAQDDVLARVAVRERDDARATDPHARAADSPFGLPDTLRGLTAPTVGAAGAGARPARGRAGGPADPAHGRLPAVGAARAALPAEGSGDTARGLPGGDGARALDALLAAAAPGPLLVAYTVRPRQADARLLARPATVGAGWRTTQVAPAPLPLDAVGAVGAGGVVGAGGMAGVVGAAGDVGMAGVVGAAGAAPGRGATGSRALLHRAAEGNPLYLRALAGLPDADLRALDHIAPDLTALPADVRCALSRDLAGLDPEPAALAYAAAVLTPPFSPDLLAQVAGLEPDAVLRPLAALTAADVLRADPVRAGHLRFRHPALRLMARTATPPGTLMLLHRRAAVAPALAAADPVERAPHLARTARPGDTAAAGTLLAAADAVLAAAPVLAAAWCDAARRLLPPSGAAAALRRRATAALLRARARAADTSAVHDLVAEAGPELPAATVVLLAAHLRRSGAPHAAAALLTAAARATGPTPAAPAADHRATAVPGDTSPRSKTPPANGAPPANGATGPASVAGVGVARAVVGEAGGPWVGDGAMSGWDVAGRASVAGVGAVGAVGGDTGGPGAWVGAVRSGGVAGDGDDLVSVPVSARVPVPVPVSASGGATYGAWASGAAVAAVAGDFTPAETGAETGDASGPRTRAARTALLRVEEAALELAAGAWDVAERVAGGVLAGRPGGAVLLAAHGTLALARAAAGDAVGRDRAARAAAAAADAVTDAELADHVDAVTRAGWACLAAGDDAAAGRLFGRAAGLATATAQDAELPAAALGAACAAVRSGRLDDAVRRALVCEAAGGPLTGAARAVHAWALLLRDGGAAAAAPVERLLRDAGPGTPLGAVAASLAAAVALTEGADGTAGTAAARCADGPAEAHGSVLAAVRAATALAVGMPSPPPARDEVLLGAALGASDPETAVDLLRRAAEAFRAAGLTATACWLRLLLARLLLACGRLREAQTAVGVLKADADRCATGGYLQRSAADLQRVLGSRAPRTGADDRTLSPREQEIAGLVCRGLTNADIAGLLFISARTVEAHLTHIFRKAGVRSRTALAGAMASGAAPAVLS is encoded by the coding sequence GTGACCTCCGACTGTCCCGTCGATCCCGCCTCCCCGCTGCCCGGCCGCGGCCCCGAACACGCCCTGCTGGACGCGGCGGTACGCGGCTGGTCCGCCGGTCGCGCCCAGCTCGTCGAGATCTCCGGTGACCCCGGTATCGGCAAGAGCGCGTTGCTGGAGGCGCTGGCGGCCCGGTGCGCCTCGGCGGGCGCCCTCGTCCTCACCGGCCGGGCCGTCCCGGCGCGTCGGGGGCCGACCGGACCGCTCGGCCCACCCGGGCCGCTCCTGGCCCTATGGTCGCCGCCCGCCCCGCCGCCGGCCGGCGAGCCGTCCTCGCCGCCCGGACCCGGCGTGGACCTCGCGGCGGCGGTCCGCCTGGCCGCGGCCGCCGCTGCCGAGGGCCGCCCGGCGGCCCTGTGCCTGGACGACGCGCACTGGCTGGAGGCGCAGGACGACGTCCTCGCACGCGTGGCCGTGCGGGAGCGGGACGACGCGCGGGCGACGGACCCTCATGCGCGCGCGGCGGACTCCCCGTTCGGTCTGCCGGACACGCTCCGGGGGCTCACGGCCCCCACGGTCGGGGCGGCCGGAGCGGGCGCGCGGCCGGCGCGGGGCCGAGCCGGTGGACCGGCCGACCCGGCGCACGGGCGGCTGCCCGCCGTCGGCGCCGCCCGCGCGGCGCTTCCCGCGGAGGGGAGCGGGGACACCGCCCGGGGCCTGCCGGGCGGCGACGGCGCCCGGGCGCTGGACGCTCTGCTGGCCGCCGCGGCCCCCGGACCCCTGCTGGTGGCCTACACCGTGCGCCCGCGACAGGCCGACGCCCGGCTGCTCGCCCGGCCCGCGACGGTCGGAGCCGGCTGGCGCACCACCCAGGTGGCGCCCGCGCCACTGCCGCTGGACGCGGTGGGCGCGGTGGGCGCGGGGGGCGTTGTGGGCGCGGGGGGCATGGCGGGCGTTGTGGGCGCGGCGGGTGATGTGGGCATGGCGGGCGTGGTTGGCGCGGCGGGCGCGGCGCCGGGCCGGGGCGCGACGGGCAGCCGCGCCCTGCTGCACCGCGCGGCCGAGGGCAACCCGCTGTACCTGCGGGCCCTCGCCGGGCTGCCCGACGCCGACCTGCGCGCGCTCGACCACATCGCGCCCGACCTCACCGCACTGCCCGCCGACGTCCGCTGCGCGCTCTCCCGCGACCTGGCCGGGCTGGACCCCGAACCGGCCGCGCTGGCGTATGCGGCGGCCGTGCTGACGCCGCCGTTCTCGCCGGACCTGCTCGCCCAGGTCGCCGGCCTCGAACCCGACGCGGTGCTGCGGCCGTTGGCCGCCCTGACCGCCGCGGACGTGCTGCGTGCCGACCCCGTCCGCGCCGGCCACCTGCGGTTCCGCCATCCAGCCCTGCGGCTGATGGCGCGGACCGCGACCCCGCCCGGCACCCTGATGCTCCTGCACCGCCGGGCCGCCGTCGCGCCCGCGCTCGCCGCCGCCGATCCGGTCGAGCGCGCCCCGCACCTGGCCAGGACGGCCCGGCCCGGCGACACCGCGGCGGCCGGAACGCTGCTCGCGGCGGCCGACGCCGTGCTCGCCGCCGCCCCCGTGCTCGCGGCCGCCTGGTGCGACGCCGCCCGCCGTCTGCTGCCGCCCTCCGGCGCAGCCGCGGCTCTGCGCCGCCGCGCGACGGCCGCCCTGCTGCGGGCCCGCGCCCGCGCGGCCGACACCTCCGCCGTGCACGATCTGGTCGCGGAGGCCGGCCCCGAACTGCCCGCCGCGACCGTCGTCCTGCTCGCCGCCCACCTCCGCCGCAGCGGCGCCCCGCACGCCGCCGCGGCCCTCCTCACGGCAGCGGCCCGCGCGACGGGCCCCACCCCCGCCGCGCCGGCCGCCGACCACCGGGCCACCGCTGTCCCCGGGGACACCTCCCCGCGGTCGAAGACCCCTCCCGCGAACGGCGCGCCGCCTGCGAACGGTGCGACGGGTCCCGCGTCCGTGGCGGGGGTCGGTGTGGCCCGTGCGGTGGTGGGAGAGGCCGGGGGGCCGTGGGTGGGGGACGGTGCGATGTCCGGGTGGGATGTGGCTGGTCGCGCGTCGGTGGCGGGGGTCGGTGCTGTCGGTGCGGTGGGTGGGGACACCGGGGGGCCGGGGGCGTGGGTGGGGGCTGTGCGGTCGGGCGGTGTGGCGGGGGACGGTGACGACCTGGTGTCCGTGCCCGTGTCCGCGAGGGTGCCCGTGCCCGTGCCCGTCTCCGCGAGCGGCGGGGCGACGTACGGCGCGTGGGCGTCCGGGGCGGCGGTCGCCGCGGTGGCCGGGGACTTCACGCCGGCGGAGACGGGGGCGGAGACCGGGGACGCGTCCGGGCCGCGCACCCGCGCGGCCCGGACGGCCCTGCTCCGGGTGGAGGAGGCGGCGCTCGAACTGGCCGCGGGAGCGTGGGACGTGGCGGAACGGGTGGCCGGCGGGGTGCTGGCGGGCCGGCCGGGCGGCGCCGTGCTCCTCGCGGCGCACGGCACGCTCGCGCTCGCGCGGGCCGCGGCCGGTGACGCGGTCGGCCGGGACCGGGCGGCCAGGGCAGCCGCCGCGGCGGCCGACGCCGTCACCGACGCCGAGCTGGCCGACCACGTCGACGCGGTGACCCGTGCCGGCTGGGCCTGCCTGGCCGCCGGCGACGATGCCGCGGCCGGCAGATTGTTCGGGCGCGCGGCCGGGCTGGCCACCGCCACCGCGCAGGACGCGGAGCTGCCGGCCGCGGCGCTGGGAGCGGCGTGCGCCGCCGTGCGCTCGGGCCGGCTGGACGACGCGGTGCGGCGGGCATTGGTCTGCGAGGCCGCGGGCGGCCCGCTGACCGGGGCGGCCCGCGCTGTGCACGCCTGGGCGCTGCTGCTGAGGGACGGCGGCGCCGCCGCGGCCGCGCCGGTCGAGCGCCTGCTGCGGGACGCCGGGCCCGGTACCCCCCTCGGCGCGGTGGCGGCCTCGCTGGCCGCCGCGGTCGCCCTGACCGAGGGCGCCGACGGGACCGCCGGGACAGCCGCAGCCCGGTGCGCGGACGGGCCGGCCGAGGCGCACGGCTCGGTCCTGGCGGCCGTGCGGGCGGCGACGGCCCTCGCCGTCGGGATGCCGTCACCGCCCCCGGCCAGGGACGAAGTGCTGCTCGGCGCCGCCCTGGGCGCGTCCGACCCGGAGACCGCCGTCGACCTGCTGCGGCGCGCGGCCGAGGCGTTCCGCGCCGCGGGCCTGACGGCGACCGCCTGCTGGCTGCGGCTGCTGCTGGCGCGCCTGCTGCTCGCCTGCGGACGGCTGCGCGAGGCGCAGACCGCCGTCGGCGTCCTCAAAGCGGACGCCGACCGGTGCGCCACGGGCGGGTACCTCCAGCGCTCCGCTGCCGACCTGCAACGCGTCCTGGGTTCGCGGGCGCCGCGTACGGGCGCGGACGACCGCACGCTGTCCCCGCGCGAGCAGGAGATCGCCGGGCTGGTGTGCCGGGGCCTGACCAACGCGGACATCGCCGGACTGCTGTTCATCTCCGCCAGGACCGTCGAGGCGCACCTCACCCACATCTTCCGCAAGGCCGGCGTGCGTTCGCGCACGGCGCTGGCCGGCGCGATGGCCTCCGGCGCCGCCCCCGCCGTCCTCTCCTGA